In the Paenibacillus sp. FSL R7-0337 genome, TTCATGACGGTATGGAATGACTTCTTCTGGCCGCTGGTGGTCTTGAAGAACAAGGAGCATTTCACGATTCAGATTGCATTGCAGCAGTTGTTCACTACACGTGACGGTCTCGATTACGGGATGATTATGTCCGCTACCTTCACGGCCACACTGCCGCTGCTGGTTGTCTTCCTGCTGTTCAGCCGTTGGGTGATTGCCGGACTGACTTCAGGCGCCATCAAGAGTTAACCGTCTATCTATTCTATAAGTAAGAGGATTTACAGAATGCTGTGAAGAATAATAATCAAGTGGAAACGGCTTTGCCGTCCTTATAGAGGACGGTACCGTTTCAGCGAGAAATAGAAGGATAAGTTAAGGTGTGAAACCTATTATTCTTCTATTTGGACAGAGACCGCAGGAGGAAGGGAACCGTCATGAAGCTCCGCCGCAAAATCTTGTTCGCTATTATTCTTCTCGTATTCATTCCCGTGATTGTCATGGGGATTGTTACGTATGTGAATTATTCGAATGCCATGGAGAAAAAATCAAGCAATTTCTACTGGATCTCCCTGCTGGAGACGGACCGCAAGCTGAAGTTCGCCCTCAGTGAGATTTCATCGATCACCAATTCTGCCATCACACAGCCTGCGATTCAGCAGTCGCTGAAGCAGCAGAATTTCGTCCTCACCTATGACCGCAAGCAGGAAATCAACAACCTGCTGATTAACCATCCGATGATCACCTCATTCAGCCTGTACGGCAAAGACCGGCTGCTGTATCAATACAATGCGCCGATGTCTTTTGCAGATATGCATAAGCAGGTCTGGTTCGGAGCCATGGAGTCTGCCGAAGGGCGTCCTGTTTGGTCCGGTCCCGGAGAGAACGGCTCGGCAAGCGGCGATAAGCCGGTGCTGGTCCATGCCAGAGTGATTAAGGACTATTATTCGCTGGAGGATATCGGCTATCTGGTTGTATATGTGAAGCCGGATCTGCTCGATCAGATTTTCTGGGAGGCTGCCACCCTGAAGAAAGGGGATATTCTGCTGGTCAACAAGCAGGGTAATATCGTCTTTAACAAGTCCGGGGAGCATATCGGAGAACGGACGGATTTTCCTTTTTTGCAGGAGAATTATAACCAGGAGCAGGACTATTACATTGACAATTATCAAGGGGAGCGTTCTCTGATCACTTTCCTGCCTTCACATAACGCGGACTGGTATCTGGCGGCCATTACGCCGATGAACCTGATCTCCTCCGAATCGGTCTCCATCCGCAATATTGCGATTATTCTCGGCATGGTGTCGCTGCTGTCGGCCTTCCTGTTCGACCGTTATTTCATCCGCAGGCTCGTCCGCAGCATTAACAGTGCCGTGAACGGCATGAAGCGGGTCAAGCAGGGGATCTTCACCCCGATTCCGGTACCGCTGCGGGCCAATGATGAGAGCGATTCCCTGATTGACGGCTTCAACCGGATGAGCTCGCAGATCAATGAGCTGATCGATCAGGTCCAGACCGAACAGGGACGCAAAAAGGAAGCGGAGATGCAGGCGCTGATGGCCCAGATCAACCCGCATTTCATCTATAATTCGCTGGAATCGATCAACTCCATGGCGGTGCTGGCAGGCAACCGGGATATCAGCAAAATGGTCATCTCGCTCGGCCGGCTGCTGCGGATCAGCATCAGTCAGAATCAGGAGCTGATCCCGCTGCAGATGGAGTTCGAGCATGTCCGCCATTACCTGGATATCCAGAAGTTCCGGTTCGAGGACAAATTCTCCTATGAGCTGGAGCTGCCCGAGCCGCTGAAATATGTGATGACCCAGAAGCTCATTGTTCAGCCGATTGTGGAGAACGCCTTGTACCATGCCATTGAGCAGATGGAGGAGCACGGAAGGATTACGGTTACCGCTCAGGAGAACGGCAAGGATATTATCATTATTGTGAAGGATAACGGGCCCGGCTTCGATCTTGAGGTGCTGATGAGCCAGTGGGACAAGGAGCGGAGCAATCCCAAGAAATACAGCGACAGCGGGGTTGGACTGAAAAATGTGCATGAGCGCCTGAACATCCGGTTCGGTAATCCCTATGGTATTCTGGTCTGCTCCTCACCGGGCTTCGGATCAGCCATCTGCATCCGGATTCCGAGGATACAGCCGACATGAGGGGGAGAAGCCAAATGAAGGACCAGCGGCATGTGCTTAGATGGTTGACCAACTGGGGATGGATTCTCCTCTATATTGTGCTGATGTCCGGCGCCGTATGGTTCATTATGCAGGAGGACCGGGAGCAAATTGAAGATACCTCGCCCGAGAAGATCACACTAACCTTCCGGCACTTCTGGATCAAGGAGCATGACCGGCCGCTGCTGGCGATCTTCGAGGAGGTTGTGCGCAGCTACCAGGAGAGCCATCCGAATGTGAAGGTGAACTTCGAGGGACTGGATCAGAATATACACCGCGAGCAGAAGCTGAAGAGTGAGATGGTAACCGGTACACCGCCCGATATGTTCGTTCTGTTCGGCGGGGCGGAGATTGAGCCTTATGTGCGTTCAGACCGGCTGATGGATCTGACTGATTTCACTGTAGAGAACGGTCTCAGCAACCAGTTCAAGGATCTGCATCTCTGGACGTTCAATAAGCATATCTACGGACTGCCGATTGAGGGTAATGCGGAACCGCTCTATTACAATAAAAAAATCTTCACCAAGCTAGGCATTAACACTCCGGCTACGTTGGCCGAGCTGGATACGGTGATGGCGAAGCTGAAGGCAGCGGGGTATATCCCGTTTGCGTTGGGGAACGAAGACCGCTGGCCTGCGGGGATATTCGCACATTATCTGATGGACCGCTACGCCGGACCGGACCTGATTCAGAAGCTGGTAACGGGCGAGGATAGGTCGAGCTTCCGCAGCAGCGGCTACCTGGAAGCGTTCCGGCACCTGAACAGATGGGTGGAGGCAGGCTATTTCAGTGAAGACTCTAACGATACCTCTACTGAGGGGGCGGTCCGTCTGTTCACTGAAGGGAGGGCAGCCATGTACCTGAACGGCAACTGGGATATCAATTTATTCTCGGGAGACAATGCACCGGACGATTTCCAGAGCCGGGTTGGAGTCATGCCCTTCCCTGCGCGGGAGGCCGGGTCAGAGCCGTCCATCGCCGGAGGGTATACAATCGGCATCGGGCTGTCTTCAAGCCTCACCGGAGCGAAGCGTACAGCGGCTCTGGAATTGATGAAGGGCTTCTATACGAAAGAGATTCAGACGCGAATTGTCTATGAGGGGCTCCGGATTCCGTCGATGCGGATTGCATTTGACCCGGAGAAGACCGGACCGGTCTTCGCCCAGGTGATGGATTTGATGGAGGAGAATCAGCAGAGCTTCGTCCCGTATGACAATCTGTTATCGCCTGAAGTGAAGAAGACCTTCCTCAGTGTCATTGAAGAGATGATTGACGGAGGGCTGAAGGCGGAGCAGGCCCTGCAGCAGCTGCAGGATGCATCCAAACAGTATTGGAATCTGATCCGGAGTTCTTCGGGTCAATAAGCCTGGGGGGTGTAGTAGATGAAGGAACAGCAGGAGAAATATAAGGTACTGCTCGTAGATGATGAGCCAATTATACTGCGTAGCCTGAAGGTTGCGATTCCATGGGATGAGCTGGGCCTGACCATTGTGGGAGAAGCGAAGAACGGCGAGGCCGCATTGCAGCAGATTCAGCAGACCGCACCGCACATCATTATCAGTGACATCCGCATGCCGGTGATTGACGGGATCACGCTAATGAAGGAGGTGCTGCCGCGCAGCGCCAAGCTGATCTTCATCTTCATTAGCGGCTACGGGGAGTTCGAATATGCCAGGGAAGCTCTGCGGCTGGGGGCCTTTGATTATTTGCTGAAGCCAATCGACCATGACGAGCTGGTGGAGATGCTTAAGCGGGCCAGGGAGCGCCTGGACCGCCAGAAGGAGAACGAGCAGCTGATGCTCTCGGTGCAGACCCTGTCGCTGCTGGCCCGCGAGCGTATGCTGGCCGAATTCACGCTGGGCAACCCGCGCCCGCTTCAGCATCTCAAATGGCTGGAGAACAGCGAGCTGGAAGGCGAATACTTCATGGCCGTGGTCCGTCTGGACGACTACGCCGCGCTGACGGCGAAATGGAGCGCTGAAGAGAAGCATCTGTGGCTGTTTGCCGTGCGCAATATCCTGGAGGAGTGGTCGCTCGAGAACGGGGCATTGTCCATCTTCCCGTTCTATAACGGGGAATGGATTCTGCTCTTCCCGGCTAGCCTAAATAACAGCAAGCGGGCACTCGGGGAGCAGCTCATTGCCGGGATCAAGCGCTACTCCAAGCTGAACTGCTCTGTCGGCATCAGCAGAAGCACCAGCGGGATTGATCAGCTTAGCACGGTCTACCCGTTAGCCTCCCAGGCGCTGTACCAGCGCTTCTATTCCGGCCAGGCCGGAGTCTTCCTGGAAGAGGAGGCAGTGGCGGCTGGCAACCGTGAGGTGCAGTATCCGAAGGAGCTGGAGCTGTCCTTAATTGAGTGCATCCGCACGTTGAACCTGGAGCGGATGCTTACTCTTTTTGACGAGATGTCCCTCTTCATTGAAGCCCAAAGTTTGCCCCAGCCGCTGGCCGAGCGCCTGATGATTGAGATGAGTGTGGTGCTGTACCGGCAGTTCGCACATCTGAATACCCATAATGACTGGTCCATTGAAGGGCTGCTCAGCAAGCTGAACGGACTCGGCACACTGCCGGACATGATGAATGTCCTGAAGTCCACCTTCCGCGACTGGCTGGAGCAGAGTCATAAGACCGCTGCCCGGGAAGACGGCCGGAGCATCATTGATAAGGTTCAGCGGTACATTGAATCCAATTACCATAAGGATCTCAGCATCGAGGAGGTATCCGAGGTGGCCGATCTCAGCATCAGCCATTTCTGCACTCTGTTCAAGCAAATCTCCGGCTACACATTCCTCGAATTCGTTACCCACTGCCGGATGGAGAACGCCAAGTACATCCTGCGCAGCAGCAATGTGAAGGTCTATCAGGTCGCGCCGCTGGTCGGCTATCAGGACCCGAGATACTTCACTCAGGTATTCAAAAAAGCGACCGGCAAGACCCCCACAGAGTACCGCGAGGAGCATGTGAAGCAGGCTTAGCCAGGGGGGACCAACATCTACATAGACACAAGATACGCGTAAGCGCCTAAGGAGACTTAGGTGCTTCTTGTCGTTTGCTGAAAGGGATAAATCCTGTTGAATGCGATGGAAGTGGGCGATAGGGAGAAATGAAATGGTTTGTCCCAAACGCTCTTGTCCCCAGATTTTATTTGTTCTCTTTAGCGGTGAAAAGCCGGGCACAAAGGCAGCCTCTTTCGCTTTTACGCGGGTCGTTCCGTCCGCTCCGCTGTTTAAGCAGGATACGAAACAACACCCAAGCACAAGTAGAATGCCCTATAAATTCTATTTCGAAAATAGAAAGCAGTAATTCGGTAAAAAATAGACAGATAGAATAACATCTATAAATAACTAGACAAATATAATTAAAGTCTATATATTAGTAAACATATTAGATACATATCTATTTAGTCTATTTTGAATAATGGAGGATGTTAACGTGTTAAGTAACAAGTATGTACGGACTATTATGCTGTCGAATGTACTATTGCAGCTCGGGGTGTGGGTGCGGAATTTTGCGATTCTGCTGTATGTGACGGAGATTACGCAGAATGATCCTTATTATGTCTCGCTCATTTCGGTGGCTGAATACGGCCCGCTCTTTCTGTTCGCGATCATCGGAGGAACCTTCGCAGACCGCTGGCGGCCCAAAAGGACCATGATTGTTAGCGATCTGTTGTCCGCTTGCTCAATCTTTGTTGTGCTGCTGGTGGTCATGTCAGGCTCATGGCGGGCCCTGTTGTTCGCAACGCTGGTGTCGGCTATCCTGTCCCAGTTCTCACAGCCCTCGGCGATGAAGCTGCTCAAGCAGCATGTGCCTGAAGAGAAGTTGCAGAGTGTAATGGCTATGTTTCAGTCGCTTACGGCGTTCTTCATGGTCATTGGTCCGGTTATCGGCACCTTCATCTATAGTCATTACGGCATTGAGGCCTCACTTGCTGTGATGGGCGGGATGTTCATCGGCTCGGCGCTCATTCTGGTCAAGCTGCCCGCTGACCGGATGGAGGAGACCGGACAGGCCCGCAGCGGGTTCCTGACGGAGATGCTATCCGGACTGAATTATGTGCGTGCAAGCCGGGTGCTGAAGAACCTTGGAGTAACCTTTGCCTTCGCCGGGCTTGCCGCCGGACTGGTTCAGCCGCTGGGCGTCTTCATCATTATGGAGAATCTGGGCAGAGACAAAGGCTTCCTGCAGTGGGTAATGATGGCGAATGGAGCGGCGATGCTGCTGGGCGGAATGTTTATTATGAGTAAAGGCAAAACTATGAAGCCGCAGACAATGTTATCCCTAGGCCTGCTGATCAGTGCGGCCGCAACGGTAGGAGTAGGCTGGTCGCATCATACAGCGCTGACGCTGGCGCTCCAGACGGTTAGCGGCTTCTTTTACCCTTGTATTCATATCGGTATCAATACTCTGTTGCTCCGTCATACGGACACTGCTTATATGGGCAGGGTGGGCGGCATTATGGGGCCGATGTTCATGGGCTTCATGGTGATCGGAATGTCTGTAGCCGGCTATGCAAAAGGTATACTCTCCTTATCCACAGTCTTCACAGGGAGCAGCGTACTCTTCATGATTGCGGTGCTGATTATGCTGCCGCTGCTCAGAACGAAGGAGGCGGGCAGAGAAGCACTTCAGAGCCGAGTATGACATTTGTCATATGTCAGAGTTGATATTTATGACTTACGGGGATGACACTTCTTTCTTTATACTGTAAATATAAGAAGTATCCTTGAATGGATGCATCCGAGGAGGAACCGATCCCGATGACCAACAACCAGATACCCCAGCTCTCTACATTGAAGAAAAGCGTAGCCCCTTACGAGAAAACAGACCGCAACACGAGCATAAAACAGCTCATTAATACGCTTGGGCCGCTGGTGCTGCTATGGACTGCAGCCTATTTCAGCTTATCCGTGTCCTACTGGCTGACGCTGCTGTTCGCTATTCCGGCTGCAGGCTTTGTCATCCGTACCTTTATTATTTTTCATGACTGCTGCCACGGGTCGTTCTTCAAGAACCGTAAGGCCAATGATATTCTCGGTACCATCACAGGCGTGCTTACCTTGGTCCCTTACCGTCAGTGGAAGCACAGTCATTCGATTCATCATGCCGGAAGCAGCAATCTCGACAAAAGAGGCATCGGGGATATCTGGATCATGACAGTGGATGAATATGTGGCTGCCAAGCCGCTCACGCGGCTCTATTATCGTATCTACCGTAACCCGCTGGTAATGTTCGTCATCGGACCGATTGCTGTTTTCCTTATCCAGTACCGGTTCAATGCCAAAGGCGCAAGACGCAAGGAACGGATGAATACGTATCTGACCAATGTGTCCATAGTCGGTTTGTACGCCGGGATTATTATGCTCATAGGCTGGCAGGCGTTCCTGCTGGTGCAGCTGCCAATCGTATTCGTATCCGGCTTCCTCGGCATCTGGCTCTTCTATGTACAGCACCAGTTTGAACATACCTATTTCGAGCATGATGAAGAGTGGAGCTATGTGAACGCCGCTGTAGAAGGAAGCTCTTACTATAAGCTGCCGAAGGTACTGCAATGGATTACCGGCAATATCGGATTTCACCATGTGCATCACTTGAGCCCGAAGGTGCCGAATTACAATCTGGAATTGGCCCACAATGCCAGCCCGCCCTTGCAAAAGGCAACCACCATTACACTCAGCACCAGTCTTGAAGCGCTGAAATACCGCCTTTGGGATGAGGAGCATAAGGTATTCCTCAGCTTCAAGCAGTTGAAGCAGCGGCTGCGCCAGAACGAGCCTGCCGTCACAGATGTCCTTAAGGTAATCAAGCCGGGATTCCAGAGCGAATAGAAGCGATAACATGATAACATGCAGAAAGACAGATCCGGGGAGCAGGATGCCGGGTCTGGTCTTTCTTTTTAGAATATACACAGGTTACTGTGAAGGAAGTTGCCGGTCGTAGGCTGGTTTATGTTAAAATGGGGGTATAAACTTGCTGGCAAAAAGGATGGCTAACATGCAGAAGTGGCATCATATTTTTCATAAAAGCACGGGACTGAGCCCTTATGTATGGGTTGTTTTTTACATTCTCCCATTTTATTTCATCTTCCGTTCCTCCACGGCGGACCGCTGGGTGTATGGCATCCTGATGATTATGGTCTTCTTCGGCTGCTACGTGCTGTCGTTTAAGTCGAGGGGTTGGGTGGTCTATTTCTGGACCAGTGTGCAGATGGTGGTCTCGATTACGATGACGCTGCTGTTCGGGTATATGTACTTTGCGTTATTTCTGGCTTTTTTTATCGGGAATATTCAGAAAAGAGCAGCCTTCTTCACCCTATATCCGATCCATCTGCTGACGACTATTGTAGCGATTAACTATGAGCTGATTATGCGCAATCCTGTATTCCTCTCGCAGCTTCCCTTCGTGCTGGTCAGTATCATTGCGGTGGTACTGCTTCCGGTCACAACGTATAACCGCAACAGGCAGGATAAGCTGCAGGGGCAGCTGGAGGATGCCAACAAACGGATCTCTGAGCTGGGCATTATGGAGGAGCGTCAGCGGATCTCCCGTGATTTACATGATACGCTGGGGCAGCGACTGTCGCTGATTGGACTGAAGAGTGACCTCGCGGGCAAGCTGATTACCAAGAATCCGGCGCAGGCTATCATCGAAATTAACGATGTCCGTATGACGGCCCGCAGTGCGCTGAAGGAAGTCCGCGAGATGATTACGCAGATGCGGGGCATCCGGCTGGAGGATGAACTGGTGCGGGTCCGCCAGCTCCTTCAGGCTGCCGGGATTGATTATGAGCTGGAAGGTAACACCGATTTAACCCAGACCTCGCTGATTACCGAGAACGTGCTGAGCATGTGTATGAAGGAGGCGGTAACGAATGTGGTCAAGCATAGCGGGGCCTCACTCTGCCGGATTCAGATTGAATCCTCGCGGACCGATCTGCTCATCAAGGTGAAGGACAATGGCGGAGGAATTGAGGGGACCAAGCTATATCATAAAGGGCATGGCCTGCAGGGTATGAGGGAGAGGCTGGAGTTCGTCAACGGTTCGATGGAAGTGATCCAGGATGAAGGAACTACACTGGTGATTAAGGTGCCGAATGCGTCGCAGCAGCCGGACATGGAGGTGAATGCGCAATGATATCAATCGTGATAGCCGAAGACCAGCGGATGCTGCTGGGAGCACTATCGGCTCTGCTGGACCTGGAGGAAGATATGCGGGTGGTCGGTAAGGCGGGCAACGGGGAAGAAGCCGTGAAGCTGGTGAAGCAACTGCATCCGGATATCTGTATTATGGACATTGAAATGCCCGCCATGACGGGTCTGGAAGCGGCAGAAGCGCTGAAGGGGGAAAGCTGCAAAATCATGATTTTGACCACCTTTGCCCGGGCAGGGTATTTCGAGCGTGCGGTCAAGGCCGGAGTCGACGCCTATCTGCTTAAGGACAGTCCGAGCGAAGAGCTGGCGCTGTCGATCCGCAGTGTCATGGACGGCAAGCGCATGTACGCGCCAGAGCTGATGGATGAGGCTTACAGCAAGGAAGCAAATCCGCTGACCGAGCGGGAGAAGGAGGTGCTGGGGCTCATCGCAGACGGCAAGAATACGAAAGAGATCGCCAGCCAGCTCTATATCACCACCGGAACGGTCCGCAACTATATCTCGGTCATTCTGGACAAGCTGGATGTAGGCAACCGGATCGAGGCGATTACACGCTTTAAGGAGAAAGGCTGGTTCAAATAAAATATCCCTGCGGGGAAGCAGGAACGGCGGCTGTCTTATGAGGGCTGGCCGTTTTTTTTGTTCAAATATAAGAATTTATATGTTGCACACAATAAATTATCCTTCTATTTCTCGCTGAAACGGTACCGTCCTTTAAAAGGACGGCAATGCTGTTTCCACTTGGAATATAGAGTGTACATATATCGCTTAGAACAGAGCTTGACTAGAAGTGAATCTAGGACCTATCACCCATTTTCTATCTGTAAGCGGTTACTCTATTGGATCGGACGCCAAGATTTGTTAATATAAATGCAAACATGTGATCTTATTTGTAGTCGTTTTGTGATGTTATTTGTAGTCGTTTTATGTGAAGTTGGGTAATAAATACTTGTGCCCCGTATGCACGTTTATTCATTCTGCTTACATCCTAATTCAGCCGGGAGGAATCTAATTTGCCAGAGCTAACATCCACGTACGTCGATTCACTTGCACCTAATGCTGCTGCGATCAAGAACGGCCAGGGGCTGGTCCGCAAGAAGAGCTTTGTGGAGCTCCATCAGTCGGAGAACGGAGAACTATTGTTCGGAAAATGTGCCGGAAGCGGCAAAACGCCCTATGAGTGCTCAGTGGACTTCATCGCACCAGACAGCCCGGTCTTCCGCTGCAGCTGCCCTAGCCGCCAATTCCCCTGCAAGCACGCATTAGGTCTGCTCTATGCCTACACCGAAGGCCAGACGTTCACGCCTGCCCCGGTTCCTGAAGACATTGCATCGAAGCGCGAGAAGGCGGAGAAGCGGGAAGAGAACAAGGTGAAGCAGGCGGCAGAAGGGGCAGACCCCAAGCCGAAGAAGGTTAACAAATCCGCCCTGAAGAAAAAAATCAACGCACAGCTCGAAGGGCTTGATCTGCTGGAGAAGCTGGTGCTCTCCTTCGTACGCAGTGGCCTGTCCACGATTGACAAGTCTGCGGCCAAGACGCTTCAGGGGCATGTGAAGGAGCTCGGGAACTATTATCTGTCCGGGGCCCAGATCGAGCTGCGCCGCTTCGCGAATCTGATGTCCAGCGGCAAGGATCAGGAGCAGAACTATACATATGCGGTGGAGCAGCTGACACGGCTACACGCATTTATCAAGAAGGGCCGGGCGTATCTTCAGGCCCGGAGCGAGGACCCGGAGCTTGCGCTCGATCACGAATCCACTATTGATGAATGGCTGGGCCATGCTTGGCAGCTTAGCGAGCTGAAGGAATATGGTCTGGTGAAGGAGGGGGCGGAGCTGCTGCAGTTATCCTTCTACAGCTACAACGATGCTGCCCGCCAGGAGTTTGTAGACCTTGGCTTTTGGCTGGATCTCTCTGCGGAAGGCGGTGAGATCCGCCGGACCTTTAACTACCGCCCATACAAGGCGGCGAAGCTGATGCGCGAGGAAGACAGCTTCTTCGACATTGCCGTGGTTCCTCAGCTGTACACCTATCCAGGGGACATGAATGCCCGTATCCGGTACGAGTCCATGTCTTCAAGACCGGTGCAGGGTACTGATCTTGAGCGGGCGGCCGCCATGGCTCACCGTTCTTATTCAGAAGTCTTCAAGAAGGTGAAGAACCAGATCAAGAACCCGCTGAGCGACAAGCAGCCGGTCATGCTGCTGCATGCATCATCTCTGGGCGTTACTGAGAACGGCCAGTATGTCCTGACCGACGGGGAAGGAACACGGCTGCTCCTGGAGGATATCCCATCGGTCCCGCAGGGCACAGTAGGGCTGCTGCCATTCCTTCCGGCGGGAGCCCGCGAGGACTGCACGGTTATGGTCATGTTCGAGCATGACCTGGACCAGGGACGTCTGCGTGCCCAGCCGCTTAGTGTTCTTATGGACGAAGAGGTCATTCGACTGCTGTACTGACAGGAGGCGTGTCTATGAGCACAGCGTTACTACAGGAGCTTCATCAGGAGTATAGAAGATTGTACATTGCCGGAAGCGAGCTGGCAGCGGGAGATTTCCGCCTGAACCGGCTGCTTCCGCAGGTTCAGCAGTTCGGTGAGCGGTCACCGGTCTTCAAGAGACTCGGTGAAGGCATTGCAGCGTTGCTTGAACCCGGCAGTCCTGACGGGCCTGCCCCCAGCGTTCTATTGCAGGAGCAGACTCTGCTGCTGGAGTCCGTGCTGTACACCCAAGGGACAACAGCTGTGGAAGGAACCCCAGGCCCTCTGCCCGTGTGGGGCTTCGCGCTTCAGACTGCTCAGCCTTACCGGAAGCTGGCGCCTGTGCTGGAGGCACTCAGCACGACGGGCAGCGGCAGATATGAGATCGTGGTCGATGCCTTCCAGAAAGGCGTCTTCGGGGATCTGCGTCTGCTGCTGCTGGCGGTCTCAGCGCTGAATGATCCGTATTCGGAACTGGCGGACTATGTGAAGGAGCATATTCTTCCTTCGTATGGGCCGGAGATTAGCGGCTACCTGCTGGAGAGCTTCAATCCGGCAGGCGGGCGGAGCGAGGCGCGCAAGCTGGAGGTCATCGCCAAGGCAGGTGCCGCCAGGCATCTGGATACGGTCTTCCAGGCTGCAGAGAGCGGCAGCGATGAGGTCAGGGTTGCTGCTATCGCTTGCTTGGCAG is a window encoding:
- a CDS encoding sensor histidine kinase, encoding MKLRRKILFAIILLVFIPVIVMGIVTYVNYSNAMEKKSSNFYWISLLETDRKLKFALSEISSITNSAITQPAIQQSLKQQNFVLTYDRKQEINNLLINHPMITSFSLYGKDRLLYQYNAPMSFADMHKQVWFGAMESAEGRPVWSGPGENGSASGDKPVLVHARVIKDYYSLEDIGYLVVYVKPDLLDQIFWEAATLKKGDILLVNKQGNIVFNKSGEHIGERTDFPFLQENYNQEQDYYIDNYQGERSLITFLPSHNADWYLAAITPMNLISSESVSIRNIAIILGMVSLLSAFLFDRYFIRRLVRSINSAVNGMKRVKQGIFTPIPVPLRANDESDSLIDGFNRMSSQINELIDQVQTEQGRKKEAEMQALMAQINPHFIYNSLESINSMAVLAGNRDISKMVISLGRLLRISISQNQELIPLQMEFEHVRHYLDIQKFRFEDKFSYELELPEPLKYVMTQKLIVQPIVENALYHAIEQMEEHGRITVTAQENGKDIIIIVKDNGPGFDLEVLMSQWDKERSNPKKYSDSGVGLKNVHERLNIRFGNPYGILVCSSPGFGSAICIRIPRIQPT
- a CDS encoding extracellular solute-binding protein, producing MKDQRHVLRWLTNWGWILLYIVLMSGAVWFIMQEDREQIEDTSPEKITLTFRHFWIKEHDRPLLAIFEEVVRSYQESHPNVKVNFEGLDQNIHREQKLKSEMVTGTPPDMFVLFGGAEIEPYVRSDRLMDLTDFTVENGLSNQFKDLHLWTFNKHIYGLPIEGNAEPLYYNKKIFTKLGINTPATLAELDTVMAKLKAAGYIPFALGNEDRWPAGIFAHYLMDRYAGPDLIQKLVTGEDRSSFRSSGYLEAFRHLNRWVEAGYFSEDSNDTSTEGAVRLFTEGRAAMYLNGNWDINLFSGDNAPDDFQSRVGVMPFPAREAGSEPSIAGGYTIGIGLSSSLTGAKRTAALELMKGFYTKEIQTRIVYEGLRIPSMRIAFDPEKTGPVFAQVMDLMEENQQSFVPYDNLLSPEVKKTFLSVIEEMIDGGLKAEQALQQLQDASKQYWNLIRSSSGQ
- a CDS encoding response regulator, whose translation is MKEQQEKYKVLLVDDEPIILRSLKVAIPWDELGLTIVGEAKNGEAALQQIQQTAPHIIISDIRMPVIDGITLMKEVLPRSAKLIFIFISGYGEFEYAREALRLGAFDYLLKPIDHDELVEMLKRARERLDRQKENEQLMLSVQTLSLLARERMLAEFTLGNPRPLQHLKWLENSELEGEYFMAVVRLDDYAALTAKWSAEEKHLWLFAVRNILEEWSLENGALSIFPFYNGEWILLFPASLNNSKRALGEQLIAGIKRYSKLNCSVGISRSTSGIDQLSTVYPLASQALYQRFYSGQAGVFLEEEAVAAGNREVQYPKELELSLIECIRTLNLERMLTLFDEMSLFIEAQSLPQPLAERLMIEMSVVLYRQFAHLNTHNDWSIEGLLSKLNGLGTLPDMMNVLKSTFRDWLEQSHKTAAREDGRSIIDKVQRYIESNYHKDLSIEEVSEVADLSISHFCTLFKQISGYTFLEFVTHCRMENAKYILRSSNVKVYQVAPLVGYQDPRYFTQVFKKATGKTPTEYREEHVKQA
- a CDS encoding MFS transporter, whose amino-acid sequence is MLSNKYVRTIMLSNVLLQLGVWVRNFAILLYVTEITQNDPYYVSLISVAEYGPLFLFAIIGGTFADRWRPKRTMIVSDLLSACSIFVVLLVVMSGSWRALLFATLVSAILSQFSQPSAMKLLKQHVPEEKLQSVMAMFQSLTAFFMVIGPVIGTFIYSHYGIEASLAVMGGMFIGSALILVKLPADRMEETGQARSGFLTEMLSGLNYVRASRVLKNLGVTFAFAGLAAGLVQPLGVFIIMENLGRDKGFLQWVMMANGAAMLLGGMFIMSKGKTMKPQTMLSLGLLISAAATVGVGWSHHTALTLALQTVSGFFYPCIHIGINTLLLRHTDTAYMGRVGGIMGPMFMGFMVIGMSVAGYAKGILSLSTVFTGSSVLFMIAVLIMLPLLRTKEAGREALQSRV
- a CDS encoding fatty acid desaturase — encoded protein: MTNNQIPQLSTLKKSVAPYEKTDRNTSIKQLINTLGPLVLLWTAAYFSLSVSYWLTLLFAIPAAGFVIRTFIIFHDCCHGSFFKNRKANDILGTITGVLTLVPYRQWKHSHSIHHAGSSNLDKRGIGDIWIMTVDEYVAAKPLTRLYYRIYRNPLVMFVIGPIAVFLIQYRFNAKGARRKERMNTYLTNVSIVGLYAGIIMLIGWQAFLLVQLPIVFVSGFLGIWLFYVQHQFEHTYFEHDEEWSYVNAAVEGSSYYKLPKVLQWITGNIGFHHVHHLSPKVPNYNLELAHNASPPLQKATTITLSTSLEALKYRLWDEEHKVFLSFKQLKQRLRQNEPAVTDVLKVIKPGFQSE
- a CDS encoding sensor histidine kinase, whose protein sequence is MQKWHHIFHKSTGLSPYVWVVFYILPFYFIFRSSTADRWVYGILMIMVFFGCYVLSFKSRGWVVYFWTSVQMVVSITMTLLFGYMYFALFLAFFIGNIQKRAAFFTLYPIHLLTTIVAINYELIMRNPVFLSQLPFVLVSIIAVVLLPVTTYNRNRQDKLQGQLEDANKRISELGIMEERQRISRDLHDTLGQRLSLIGLKSDLAGKLITKNPAQAIIEINDVRMTARSALKEVREMITQMRGIRLEDELVRVRQLLQAAGIDYELEGNTDLTQTSLITENVLSMCMKEAVTNVVKHSGASLCRIQIESSRTDLLIKVKDNGGGIEGTKLYHKGHGLQGMRERLEFVNGSMEVIQDEGTTLVIKVPNASQQPDMEVNAQ
- a CDS encoding response regulator transcription factor; this encodes MISIVIAEDQRMLLGALSALLDLEEDMRVVGKAGNGEEAVKLVKQLHPDICIMDIEMPAMTGLEAAEALKGESCKIMILTTFARAGYFERAVKAGVDAYLLKDSPSEELALSIRSVMDGKRMYAPELMDEAYSKEANPLTEREKEVLGLIADGKNTKEIASQLYITTGTVRNYISVILDKLDVGNRIEAITRFKEKGWFK